The DNA window CCACGGCCCGATTGCCGTGTATGCGATCGCCGCCGCGCTGCTGCTCGTGGCGACCGTGCTGATGGCGATCACCAAGGCCCCGCCGCAGGCCAGCAACCGCGAGCCGGCCACATGGCACAGCGTGCTGGAAGGCTTGCGCTTCGTGATGTCGCGCCCGATCGTGCTGGGCGCGATCTCGCTGGACCTGTTTGCCGTGCTGTTCGGCGGCGCCACGGCATTGCTGCCGGCGCTGGCCCACGACGTGCTGCACGTGGGCCCGACGGGCCTGGGCCTGCTGCGCACGGCGCCCGGGGCCGGCGCGGCATTGTGTTCCATCGCGCTGGCCTTCTTCCCGATCACGCGCCGGGTCGGCGCCTGGATGTTCGGCGGCGTGGCCGTGTTCGGCGTGGGCACGGTCGTGCTCGGCACCACCACCACGTTCACCATCGCCCTCGCCTGCCTGCTGCTGATGGGCGCGGGCGACATGATCAGCGTGTATGTGCGCCACCTGCTGGTGCAGTTTGAAACGCCGGACGCGATCCGCGGCCGGGTCAGCGCCGTGAATTCCGTGTTCATCGGCGCATCGAACGAGCTGGGCGAATTCGAATCCGGCGTCACGGCTGGCTGGATGGGCCTGTCGCGCGCGATCGTGTTCGGCGGCGCGGCCACCCTGGTCGTCACCGGGGCCTGGATCAAGCTGTTCCCTGTGCTCGCGAAGATGGACCGGTTCCCGCACCATGAGAAAGAGTTGGCGCAGCAGGCGAAGTAGGGCCTTGAAAACACGGCAATGTGCTGCACTTAACAACAGAAGGGCCCCGTAAGACGTAACATCAAGCCATACACAACGAGGAGAACAACAATGCAAGTTCAAGTGAATACCGACAAGGCCATTACCCATGATGCCAACCTGGACAACCACGTCGAAAGTGTCGTTCGCTCGGCGCTGGAACGCTTCGGCGAAGCCATTACCCGCGTCGAGGTTCACCTCGGTGACAATAACGGTCACAAGACCGGTCCGAACGACAAGCGCTGCATGATGGAAGCCCGCGTGGCCGGCATTCCACCGATCGCCGTGACCGACCAGGCCGGCGACCTGCACCAGGCGATCACCGGCGCCTCCGGCAAGCTGGTGCGCGCACTGGATACGGCCATCGGCAAGCGCAGCGACGTCAAGCACAACACGCCTGTCGCCGACCTCGTGCAACCGGACGCCGTCGAGACCGACGACTGACCGGCACGGTCGACGATTATCCCGCCGCGGCCAGGCCGCGCAGGTACGCCAGCCCGGCCAGTGCCCGGCTGCCGTACCACGACATCATTTCCCCATCCACGAGCTGCACCGGCTTGCCGACTTGCTTTTCCAGCGCTTCGGCATGCGCTTCCGTGAACCGGTACGGCTCCGTGGACAGCAGCACCTGGTCGATACCCGCCACCAGCGTATCGTTCCAGTCGAAACGGGGATACCGGTCGGGCCCGAGTTCAGGCACGCTCCAGCCGATTTCCGCCAGCATGGCCGCGATATACGTGCCGCGCGACACGGTCATCCAGGGGTCCTGCCAGATGCAGTACAGCACGCGCTGCGGCGGCCCTTTCGGCATGGCGCGCAGCACGGCCAGTTCGGCGGCAAACGCATCGCACCAGCGGCGCGCCGCGTCATCCGCGCAGAATATGCCGCCCAGCAGGCGGGCAAGCTCCAGGTTGTCTTCCGGCCGCTGCGGGTGCGTGACGATTACGTGCGGCACGAACGTGGCCAGCAGGTCGGCCACCGGCTTCGTGTTCTCATCGATGTTGACCACGACGTGCGTGGGCGCCAGCGCGCGCACCCGGTCGACGTTGACATCCTTCGTGCCGCCCACCTTCGGGATATCGCGCAGCACGTCTGAGGGATGGATGCAGAAACCCGTCCGGCCCACCAGTTGGCCAGCCAGCCCCAGCGTGCACAGCAGTTCAGTGATCGAAGGCACCAGCGACACGATGCGGGCATTCGGATCGGGCAAGTGCGCGTGGCCAAGGGCATCGATGAAGTTCATGTTGCTAAAGAAAGTAAAAGTAGTGGATTGAAACAAGTTCAGCCGCGTTCGACCGACTTTCATGCGCTATCATGGCATGACTTCCTGGAAACCCCGCCGTGAAACTACTTAGCACTTTCGCCGCTTCCCCCTACGACATCGCCGACTTGCACCTGTTTCGCGATGTCGATATCGCCAGCGCCGCAGCGCTGCTGGCGAACTGCCCCGTGATGCTGACGGCGGCGGGGGAAGCGGTATCCGATCCGGCACGGCCGCGCCTCGTGATCGTGCTGCGCGGCGCGCTGGCCGATGCCACGGGCGATGGCGCCACGACACGGATACTGCCCGGCGAAAGCGCCGGCGAACAATCCGTGCTCGACGGCGAGGCCGACCTGTCCGGCCTGAAGGCGCTGGAAGCAAGCGAACTGCTGCTGATCGACGCCGACCTGGCCTGGCGCCTCATCGAGGAAGCCGACGGCGTCGCCCGCAACCTGCTGCGGCTGCTGTCATTCCGCATCCGCGCCGCCAGCATGCAACTGCGCCGGCGGCAAAAGCTGGGCGAATTCTACCGCCAGCTGTCGCTGAACGATGGCCTGACGGGCCTGTACAACCGCGCCTGGCTGAACGACGTGCTGCCGCGGCTCGTCTCGACGGCGCACGCGACACGCGCGCCGCTGTCGCTGATCATGCTCGACATCGACCATTTTAAAAAGTTCAACGACCGGCACGGCCACCAGTTGGGGGACAGCGCGTTGCGCATCGCCGCGCAACTGCTGGCGGGCGCATTGCGGCCAACGGATTTCGCCGCGCGCTATGGTGGCGAGGAATTCATGGTGATCCTGCCCGATACGCCGGGCGCGGTCGCGGCCGGCGTGGCCGAGCGGCTGTGCGAACGGATGCGCGAGACGATGGTGTTCGACGACATGCGGCTGCCGCTGCCGCACGTTACGGCGTCATTCGGCGTCGCTTGCCTGGCCGATGGGCAGGACGATCATGCGCTGGTCGCCGCCGCCGACGGGGCGCTGTACCGCGCGAAGGCGGCCGGGCGCGATCGGGTCATCGTGGCTGTCGAGGTAGCCGTGACTGCGCAGCCCGCTGCTTAGAGCGCCTGGCAAAATCGTCATTTCACCTTAGAACAACAACATCGAATACAAGCTGTTGCGGCAGACCGCTCTCAGCCAAAGGCGGATATGCGCTCGTTTAACTTCCTTGTCCTGCGATCGCCGAGGCATCGAGCTATTTTTCTTCACCCATCGTGCGCAAGGACTTTGCTCGATGGTTATGTCTTCCATCGTCAAAGGGCTGTGCACGCGAATTAACGTAAGTTAAATGTAGTTGCTCGATATCCTATAGCAAATCTCGGTCCAGCATTGCTAATCCGCAATCATCGAAATGGCAACCGTAATTGACCTTAGGTGCGTTCAGAGGTGCCTGACGAACGAAAATTCCTCATCTGGAGGCACATCGTATCGATATAAGGTACGATTACCAGCGTGATCCTCTTCCTTATAGCAATTATTCCACCGGCTTTGCCAGCCTATTTCCATGACCATAGCTGAATACATTAGAGCAAACAGTGAAAAAATACTTGCTGAATGGGATGTATTTGCGCTGACTTTGGGAGCGGTTACCGAAAATATGTCAAGCGCGGATTTGCGGGATCACGCCAAGCAGATATTGGAGTTTGTTGCGGCTGATATCGATGACCTGAAGCAAGATCCTGCTGGAGACAGTCCACGTAGCCCAGCAGCGCCCGCCGATTCCAAGGACAGTGCTTCATATATCCATGGCCGATTGCGATATGCCAGTGGTTTTACACAACTACAGCTTATTGCCGAGTATCGGGCGCTTCGTGCCAGCGTACTGCGGCTTTGGGAACAAGACAGCGTATCGATCTCGCGGGACAGTCTCCGCGACGTTATTCGCTTCGACGAAGCGATAGATGAGTCGATATCTGAAGCGGCGATGGCATTTTCCGAGAAAGTCAACGAAACCCGTGACCTGTTTTTAGCGATTCTCGGGCACGACCTACGTAGCCCCTTGGCAGCGACTTCGACTGCGGGAACCTATCTATCGACACCTGGTGTGTTCAACGAGCAAGTGAGGCAGATAGGCGGCCGAATTAAGAGAAGTGCGGTGACGATGTCGGGTATGGTGGACGATCTTCTAGCTCTCGCCAGGACCCAGCTCGGCGATGGCATTGCAATCGAACGAGAGGCTTGTGATCTCCTCCAGATGTGTGAATGGGCAATAGAGGATGCGCGTTCCGCACATCCACGTGCGTTATATGAACTGCGTGCCATTGGCAATCTTACCGGTAGCTTTGACCGCCCGCGACTCCAACAATTGCTGACGAATTTGGCAAACAATGCTGCACAGTATGGATCGCCAGGTATGCCTATTCTGATCAGCGTATCCGGTGAGGCAGAGCGCATAGTCTTAATGGTGCGCAATCAGGGACCGACGATCCCGAAAGACGCTTTACCCAAATTGTTCAGTTCGCTAGTTCAGCTACCAGAACAGAATGGCGACGAGAGGCCACGGAGCAGCCTTGGGTTAGGGCTCTTTATTGCAAAGCAAATTGCAGTGGCACATGGAGGCAGCATTGATGTGACGTCGGACGAGGTAAATGGCACCGCATTTACAGTGACTATCCCTCGAACATAAAACTGGGGATGGTGGATTTTTCAAATCGAAAGCAGCTGCCCAACGCCCAAATCCAGTTGAGGCTTCGCGGACGTCCACTACGGAACGGTAGCGATCATGTGCGACCACGGGACCAGGCGAGGATGAGGGCCGTATTTGCAGACGGACTGATGTCATGGCCCGCGCACTTCCCTCCAACGACCTTTGGTCTCTTGTAGAAGCCCATCTTCCAACCCACCATCGATCACCGGGAGGTGGGCGAGCACGCATCAGTGATCGTGCAGACCTGACGGGAACCCCTTTCATACTCAGGACCCGGATACCTGTACCTGGTTCTCTTCAACCCGGTACTGTGTTCACGCCGCTTCTTTCTCTTCCTTCGGCTGCGCCGCCCGGGCGGCGAAATCGTCGAAACCCTTCATCACGAATTCATACGTCTTGTCGATGCTGGCGGCCACGTCACCGTCCAGCACCTTCAAGCCCTTCAGGATGTCGCGCGCTTCCTTGAAGCCCTGTTCGACGCCGCCCTTGACGGCACCCATAAATTTTTCCAGTGCCGCGCCGTCTTCCATCTGCGGGTTCTGGCGCTTGAACACCTCGAAGAACCCGCTGGCCAGCGAGACGATGCGGTCGGCCGTCGCCTGCGGCGAATTGTCGTGCCGGGCCGCGTTCTGCACGGCGTTCTCGCCGAGCTCTGCTTTCAGCGCTTCATTGATGCTGGTGATCGCCGACTTGTACAGCAGCGCCTGCGGATTGCTGCCGACGCCGATCGAGATCGACGCGGAAGCTTCCATGATCGATACGTTCAACTGCATTTTCGCCCGGGCCGCGGTGACTTCGCCCTGGTTGGCCACCTTCGAATCGGTCGAGATGGTCTTTGAATTGAGGGAAATGCTGTTTGCCACGATAATCTCCGGTTATGACACGACTAAGCTACTCATGAGCAACCACACCTTTCTCTGGCACGACTACGAAACGTTCGGCGCCGTGCCGCGCCGCGATCGTCCCGCGCAGTTTGCCGCCATCCGCACCGATGCCGACCTGAACGAGATCGGCGATCCAGTGATGCTTTACTGCAAGCCAGCCGACGATTACTTGCCCGACCCGCAGTCCTGCCTGATCACCGGCATCACGCCCCAGCACGCCTTGCGCGAAGGCGTGCCCGAGTACCAGTTCGCTGCCACGATCCTCGAACTCTTCGCCGAGCCCGGCACGATCGGCGTGGGCTACAACACGATCCGGTTCGACGACGAATTCACGCGATTCCTGTTCTGGCGCAACCTGATCGATCCCTATGCACGCGAATGGCAAAACGGCTGCGGCCGCTGGGATCTGCTCGACGTGGTGCGCATGTGCCACGCCTTGCGGCCCGACGGCATCGAGTGGCCTAAAGGTGATAACGGCAAGACCAGCTTCAAACTTGAATTATTGACATCAGTCAACAATTTGACCCACGACGCGGCGCACGACGCACTGTCCGACGTGCGAGCCACGATCGCGCTGGCACGGCTGATCCGCCAGAAGCAACCACGGCTGTGGGACTTTTGCCTGGCCCTGCGCGACAAGGGCCGCGCCGCGGACGAGATGGGCCTGCACCTGACGCGCGAACTGCGCAAGCCTTTCCTGCACGTGTCCGGCATGTTCCCCGCCGAACGGGGCTGCCTGGCACTCGTGTGGCCGCTGGGCGTGCACCCGACGAACAAGAACGAAGTGCTGGTGTGGGATTGCAGCCACGACCCACGCGAACTGTTCACGCTGGACCCGGAAACCATCCGCACCCGGCTGTTCAGCCGTGCCGGCGACCTGCCCGAAGGCGTCAGCCGGCTGCCCATCAAGAGCGTGCACCTGAACAAGTCGCCCATGTTGGTCGGCAACCTGAAAACGCTGAGCGCGGAAATGGCCCAGCGTTGGGGCCTCGACCTCGAACTGGCGCTCACGCATGCGCAATACGCGGCAAGCGGCCCCGACCTGTCGGCGCTGTGGGAACAGGTATTCCACCGGCCACCGGCCGAATCCGCCGACGTCGACGAAGACCTGTACGGCGGCTTCATCGGCAAGGATGACCGGCGGGTCCTCGACTCGCTGCGCCGCGAACCGCCGGGCAAGCTGGCGACGGCGTCGCCGCATTTCCAGGACGACCGGCTGGCCGAACTGCTGTTCCGCTACCGCGCCCGCAATTTCCCCGACACGCTGTCGGAACAGGAACACGAGCATTGGGAACAGCACCGCGCGGCGCGGCTGCTGGAAGGCGCCGGCGGTGCACGCAGCGTCGACCAGCTGTTCGGCGAGATCGACACGCTGTCGCAAACGGCCGACGAACGCGCCGAGCAGATCCTGGGCGAACTGTACGAGTATGCGGAGATGATCGTGCCGCAGTCGTACTAACAAGCAAAACTGGGGACAGACCCCTGTTTAGAGGAAATTTCCTTAAAACCAGGCGGTCCGGCGATCTGGTCTGTCCCCGGTTTTTCAGCGGTGCGCGTTGATTGCGTGCCGCGTTTCATCCGCCACCCGGCGTGCGGCCTGGGCGAAGTCTTCGCCGGCTTGCGGCGTTGCATACAGGATGGCGCGCGAGGAGTTGATCATCATGCCGGCACCGGCATCCGTGCGGCCGGCACGCACCGTTGCCTCGATGTCGCCGCCCTGCGCGCCGATGCCGGGAATCAGCAGCGGCATTTCGCCGACGATCGCGCGTACCGCACGGATTTCTTCCGGGAAGGTGGCGCCGACGACGAGCGCGCACTGGCCGTTGCTGTTCCACTTGTCCGCCACCAGCTGCGCCACGTGCTGGTACAGCGGCTTGCCATTCACCTCGAGGAACTGCAGGTCGGACCCGCCCTGGTTCGACGTGCGGCACAG is part of the Pseudoduganella lutea genome and encodes:
- a CDS encoding diguanylate cyclase, producing MKLLSTFAASPYDIADLHLFRDVDIASAAALLANCPVMLTAAGEAVSDPARPRLVIVLRGALADATGDGATTRILPGESAGEQSVLDGEADLSGLKALEASELLLIDADLAWRLIEEADGVARNLLRLLSFRIRAASMQLRRRQKLGEFYRQLSLNDGLTGLYNRAWLNDVLPRLVSTAHATRAPLSLIMLDIDHFKKFNDRHGHQLGDSALRIAAQLLAGALRPTDFAARYGGEEFMVILPDTPGAVAAGVAERLCERMRETMVFDDMRLPLPHVTASFGVACLADGQDDHALVAAADGALYRAKAAGRDRVIVAVEVAVTAQPAA
- the sbcB gene encoding exodeoxyribonuclease I, with protein sequence MSNHTFLWHDYETFGAVPRRDRPAQFAAIRTDADLNEIGDPVMLYCKPADDYLPDPQSCLITGITPQHALREGVPEYQFAATILELFAEPGTIGVGYNTIRFDDEFTRFLFWRNLIDPYAREWQNGCGRWDLLDVVRMCHALRPDGIEWPKGDNGKTSFKLELLTSVNNLTHDAAHDALSDVRATIALARLIRQKQPRLWDFCLALRDKGRAADEMGLHLTRELRKPFLHVSGMFPAERGCLALVWPLGVHPTNKNEVLVWDCSHDPRELFTLDPETIRTRLFSRAGDLPEGVSRLPIKSVHLNKSPMLVGNLKTLSAEMAQRWGLDLELALTHAQYAASGPDLSALWEQVFHRPPAESADVDEDLYGGFIGKDDRRVLDSLRREPPGKLATASPHFQDDRLAELLFRYRARNFPDTLSEQEHEHWEQHRAARLLEGAGGARSVDQLFGEIDTLSQTADERAEQILGELYEYAEMIVPQSY
- a CDS encoding helical backbone metal receptor, which produces MNFIDALGHAHLPDPNARIVSLVPSITELLCTLGLAGQLVGRTGFCIHPSDVLRDIPKVGGTKDVNVDRVRALAPTHVVVNIDENTKPVADLLATFVPHVIVTHPQRPEDNLELARLLGGIFCADDAARRWCDAFAAELAVLRAMPKGPPQRVLYCIWQDPWMTVSRGTYIAAMLAEIGWSVPELGPDRYPRFDWNDTLVAGIDQVLLSTEPYRFTEAHAEALEKQVGKPVQLVDGEMMSWYGSRALAGLAYLRGLAAAG
- a CDS encoding HPF/RaiA family ribosome-associated protein, with product MQVQVNTDKAITHDANLDNHVESVVRSALERFGEAITRVEVHLGDNNGHKTGPNDKRCMMEARVAGIPPIAVTDQAGDLHQAITGASGKLVRALDTAIGKRSDVKHNTPVADLVQPDAVETDD
- a CDS encoding MFS transporter, with the translated sequence MSSSNGFAVLRHRNFAFYLSARILGTLAVQMQNVAVGWQVYSMTHNLFYLGMIGLAQFAPFLLLILPAGHVADRYNRRNIVTACLATQWLVGVLLLAFAHSGMAIVWPVFAVLVLFGSARAFMGPATQAMLVNLVPQQDLSKAVALSSSSFHVAVILGPTLGGLLYIHGPIAVYAIAAALLLVATVLMAITKAPPQASNREPATWHSVLEGLRFVMSRPIVLGAISLDLFAVLFGGATALLPALAHDVLHVGPTGLGLLRTAPGAGAALCSIALAFFPITRRVGAWMFGGVAVFGVGTVVLGTTTTFTIALACLLLMGAGDMISVYVRHLLVQFETPDAIRGRVSAVNSVFIGASNELGEFESGVTAGWMGLSRAIVFGGAATLVVTGAWIKLFPVLAKMDRFPHHEKELAQQAK
- a CDS encoding DUF5610 domain-containing protein, which gives rise to MANSISLNSKTISTDSKVANQGEVTAARAKMQLNVSIMEASASISIGVGSNPQALLYKSAITSINEALKAELGENAVQNAARHDNSPQATADRIVSLASGFFEVFKRQNPQMEDGAALEKFMGAVKGGVEQGFKEARDILKGLKVLDGDVAASIDKTYEFVMKGFDDFAARAAQPKEEKEAA
- a CDS encoding sensor histidine kinase → MTIAEYIRANSEKILAEWDVFALTLGAVTENMSSADLRDHAKQILEFVAADIDDLKQDPAGDSPRSPAAPADSKDSASYIHGRLRYASGFTQLQLIAEYRALRASVLRLWEQDSVSISRDSLRDVIRFDEAIDESISEAAMAFSEKVNETRDLFLAILGHDLRSPLAATSTAGTYLSTPGVFNEQVRQIGGRIKRSAVTMSGMVDDLLALARTQLGDGIAIEREACDLLQMCEWAIEDARSAHPRALYELRAIGNLTGSFDRPRLQQLLTNLANNAAQYGSPGMPILISVSGEAERIVLMVRNQGPTIPKDALPKLFSSLVQLPEQNGDERPRSSLGLGLFIAKQIAVAHGGSIDVTSDEVNGTAFTVTIPRT